The DNA region CTTTCTCTCTCACCAATGACAAAAATTATTGGCATAACATTATTTTCAATTTGTGGAAGAAATGTAGGTGCCAGAGGTGGATACGGCTGTACGCTCTCTGACAGTGATGTGGGATGGCAGCTTGGTAGTAGCAGCAAATAATAATGGGACATGTTATGTGTGGCGTCTGTTGCGTGGGACTCAGGTTGTGCCTTGATAGAAATATCACGATAATGTCATCGTCATGTCAATCTTTACTTATCTGTACCAATTGAATGTATTTTTGTGCAGACAATGACAAACTTTGAGCCACTTCATAAGCTGCAAGCACACAATGGCTACATCCTCAAATGTCTTTTATCACCTGAGTTTTGTGATCCCCACAGGTCAATAAGAATGTGCCTATGTTTtgtctttttttattttttttccttATTCTAATTAAGTTTGAAGATGGAAAAGGTTGTGGCCAAGTTACTGGCCAGTTGTTAAGCTTTTGGATAATCAGTTGTGTTAATTATAACAAAAATGGAATTATTAAATATTTACAAACAAGGGTGAAATGTTAAAGATCTATTTGCCACAGCTGAATTCTCAGAGGTCAGGAATTGAAGAAAAAAACTAGGGATAAAAAATTAAGTATTTAATATATGTTGCATAAAGTTCTATCGTTTAAGAGTTGAAATCTCATTAAATCTAAAACAGAGTGGGAGCTATTTTCATTGGATTTGGGCAAAATGCAAGAAACGAAATCCCATGTGCTCCAATATTTCCAAAACATTTTTACTTGGTTTGATTGTTACCATGCATCAAGCAAACTAGACCACGTCCTCTAAACAAATTTCCGTAATTAATCTTATCATTTCAGCAAGCAATCTTAGCATGTGTGGTTGGGTTTAACTCATTTCTACAAAACTGACTTGCATGGTGACATTGCCTCCACTTATAAATAATTTTTTCAGGTCAAATATTGTCCGATTTGAGACTCTTAACACCCCCCCTCATGCTATGTACTATTATTAGGCTTGATGTGTGTATAGAAATAATGGCTGACAAATCTGATTGCAGGTAGCCCAACATATTTAAAATTAGGCTCTGATATCATCTTAGAATGTATGGTTAGGTCTAACTCATCACTACAAAACTGGCTTATAAGGTGAGAATTACCCCTATAAAACCGGCTTATAAGGTGAGGATTGCCCCTACTTACAACATATTTTTCAGACCACAtattatttgatttgagattCTTAACACACCCCTCACGCCTGGGACTATTGGACTTGGTGCGTGAATATAAATAGTGGGTGATCCGATAATGGAAATTTGATTGCCGGTAGCCCAATAGATCTTAAACTAGGATATGATACCATCTTAGAATGTGTACTTGGACATAACTCTTCCCTACAAAATCGGCTTGTAAAGTGAGGATTATCCTCACTTATAAACATATTTTTAAGCCATATTGTCCGATGTAAACTCTTAACAAGCAGGTTACTGAATTTCCAAACGAGCCCCAAGTAAGTTGTGTAATTTTACTAGTGTTAGTATATATAATGAATATGCATTCTATTATAATACAACTTTTTAAATTTTTCTTGGGAACTGCCTAGATTCTTCAATGAATGTGAACAGCTACAAAAAGTATATTTGAGATTCCTTTTATAAAAAGTGCATGATTTAAATGGCATATTTTTCTTTCACTGAAACAAGTTTTGATTAGAGTTGATTATTGTGAGCAACAGTGGCCAAGGTATCTGAATTCATTGCAAGCAACTCAAAAACTTAAGATAAAATTTATTCTTAATTGGTTTTACTTGAATTTGCACATATGCGTCTCAGATATGCACACACATGCTATGTTACTGTTATGAATATAAGCTGCGGGAGTATATGCTGCCttttttcataatcaaaataaaatcaGTTTCCTATGTGCTGTGTGCTTCTACAGTCATATTCATCTCTCTTGCTATGAAGATGGAGCTGCACTTTATTTTCTTGTTCAATATGGTTTATAATATTTAAATTCATATTATTGTTTGAGTTAGCAATATGCAAGTTGTGTAAAAAAACTGTTTGAACTGGAAGCATCAACAATCTAATAGAGAACCTTCCCAAGTCTTTATATTTATCTAAAACTGTTTTGACCGGATTGTAACATCTAGTAATTTAATGATGGTATACCAGCTGGTTTGGGACCACTTTAGTTATTCCAGGACTGTCAATCTCTATGTCTCTATTTCTATCTTTAACTTCCTAATGTACCTCTAGCTTATTTAAGATGTTAATATTTCTTGGTGATATTTTTAGATACTTGGCAACTGCATCTTCTGATAATACTGTCAAGATATGGAATGTTGATGGTTTTACATTAGAGAAGACTTTGATAGGTATTTCATGAAATAATGTGATAATGTAGTGTTTTTTCACTCCCTGCACTTTTCTTCCCAAAATTTCCTAAACCTGAGACGAGGTTGGTTGTACATCTCAGGTCATACACGTTGGGTGTGGGACTGTGTCTTCTCAGTGGATGGTGCCTACCTTATTACAGGTACTAACTTGCTATTTTTTTTGGTATCTGTCTTCGTATACACATCCAGGAACTGGATATATAAATGGGTTTCCTTTGGAACTCTTGTTGTCACATCAGTATTTTGACTTTTTAGGTGATAATAATTATGGTTGCTAACTTCTGCAATGATTTAATGATAACTGTGTAAAAAAGTTTAAAAACACATTTGTAGTGTAGTTGTTACTTAGATACAGGCCTTTATCTTCTGCATTGCCCAGAATTGGATCCTTCAGTTCACAGGAAATGTTAAGCATGGATAAGGTTGATTCATAAAATTGCAAATTTGTGTAATTCTTGATGGCTGATTGGTCTTTCATTTTATTTACCAATTGCTAACTATGATTGTTTATCTTTCTTTAAAGAAAATTTAATTTCTTATGAGCTGCTTAAAAAACATGATCTAAAAAATGCTGGACAATGTAATTTTAGTTGGAAGGTTAAATTTAAATTAGCCCTCCAGAGCCCAGATTTTAAAAAATGCTGGACAATGTAATTTTAGTTGGAAGGTTAAATTTAAATTAGCtattaatatataatttataattgTTCTTAGAATTTTTTAATACCCTATACTAAAAGTTGTGTTTTAATTGTACTCTATCAGACCAACTTTTTATTTAAAAGATTAAAAGTGATTAGTGGAAGTTGTAAAAGTTGAAACAGTGGTGGAGAGTGGTGACTTTGAGCGACCTGCTCAAACTACCACTGTTTTTAAAACTAGTGGTGATTTTGCAGTTGCATAATGAGCTGTAATTAAACTACATTTGCCCGATTGCAAAATAGACCTTGCATTATCAATTGTGAATTTGAATGGACACCACTATTCAATTGTTGTTTCATCCAAATTTTTACCCCCAATACATTTTGTCATTGCAGCTTCCTCTGATTCAACTGCTAGGCTTTGGTCTATGTCAACTGGTGAAGATATTAAAGTTTACGGAGGGCACCATAAAGCTACAATTTGCTGTGCTTTACATGATGGAGCTGAACCTGCAACTTGTTGACAGAGTTACCAGATTTCATCAGATACATCCTATTGTGTAAATATTAATACGCATAGTTGGTCTATGAAGTTTATTGCAGTTGTTTGAGGATTTGCACAACTAATTGATGGCCCTCCACTAATACTGTAAATCCTCGTCGGGGACGAAAGACATTATTAATGCTTGTAATGCTATTTGTTGATAGATTTGCAACTAGAGTAGTCTTTTCAAATAATGGATTGAAACGCAAGGATTGAAATTTTATGATATCATGATGATACATATCATTTTTTAAAGACTGTCCAGTTTTGAAATGCAACACATTCATTACATTATGGCTGAGTATTTATAATGACCTACTTAACTAAGAACCCAACAGCCGGTGTTTATATAATTTTTTTCAGCATGGAAATGGTAACTTTCTTTTCCTCAATTGATGATTAATAACCCACAAACAAATGAAGAACAAgcacaaaaataaaataaaaatatgtCATTTGAATCACACATTAACCAGGGGTTTAACGTTTGGCACAGAAGTCCTAGTTCCAAAAAAGTGCAAGTTGCAATTATTCTTTGACATCCCATAATCTCTATAAAGCTTTACTAATCAGAGTGTTCACTTTTGGAACTTTCTTTCCCtttcttcttttccttttcccttttTTCCTTCTTGCCATGCTTCTCAGTCTTATGGTGATTTTGAGGATTCTCAGTGAAGTCTTCAATATCCATGTGTACACCAGGATCATTGGCATGGTAGCTACCgccaagcatgattgaattgttGATGGCCTGGAAGTTGCTGTTAACATAAGTACTCAATAATTCAGGCTCTTCATGAGAAAAATATTTACCTGATTTTTCGTCCATTTCACTCCGCAGAGTAGCTCCTTCGTTGGTTCCTGCTAGGGTGATAATCCTAGTGCCATTTTCATCCTCATTGTCCAAATGGTGGGTGGAGCCTGGTTTATGAAAATTAGTGACACGGCCAGTGATGGCAGAAACCATCTCCCTAATTTCTCTATCCAGATTCTTATGCTTCTCAGCTTCAGCAGGAGGAGACTGACTTGATTTCACTGATTCAGAATGCATGTTTGTAAGGCCCTTGAATGAAACCTTCTCTCTTAATAACTCAAGTGTGTATGGCTTTTGAATGTAATGTGAGTATTTATATTACAAGAGCTGAAGGACATTTAGTTAAATGTTGTCTTGTGGGTGAATAAAGTGAATGGAATGACTTGGAAGGCAATAAGAGAATCTTAAATGTACTTCATATAAGCAGAAAAAAGCTAAAGGAGGAATTAAGGATTGCTTCATAATGGGTTAATATCTTATTCTTTTGTGACTCCTATACTTCTTTACTGACAACCATTTTCAAGGAAAAGAATCACTGCCTTCGCTGTGCTTGGAGACTTGAACAGCAATCTGTTTTATCATAGCTTTTGATGATTTTGCTATTTTGAaaatttattaataatatttaCTTGGTGCTCAAACAAATTTAATATTATGTGCTGTATTTGGTAATCTTATTAACTAATATTTTAATCTGTTAAATAATTTTGTTTgtaatattttataaaaaaaatttataaatgaaaaagggaaaagaaaaaataaaaaatcatcTAAAAAATAAAGGTCCATTAACATCCGCTAGTAAGAGACAGCTAGCAGGAGAGTGATGACTCCTATAAGAGGCACTTTAAAAGATCGGTGTACTGCATCATGTTTTGCTAGATAGTCAACACAAGCATTCTCCTTTCTAAGAGGATGACTAGAAAAACTCTTTAATGTTGAGAAAAATCGTGACATAGTGATGTTAAACATTAACAGACTCTGAGATAAACTTGATAGCAGATTTGAAGTCAAAATAACACATAAGGTCTTTGATGTCAAGTTCTCATGTTATACGCAAACCATGATTTATCTTCATCAGCTCAACATAAAGGATGTTGGAATAACCAATATTATTCGTAAAATTGTGAACTCATTCTCCATCAACATTTCAAATCAGTCCACAAAAATCCAAGACGCTGAAATTATCAAGATTACTGCCATCAACATTCAAAATCGTATTACTACCTTTGTGTGCATTCTGCGTGATATTTCTCGTTAGATGAGATATATTATGCTTGAGAAAATGTTTAGCTAACAAATTAGATAATTCACTATGACAAGTTTCAAAGTATAGGAAGTTACCACTTCATTCGCAAGACACAATTTATTCATAGCGCACCACAACCACCAGCAAGAAGTCAATGTTGAATGTTGAATGCATAAACCTAAAACTACTAATTTGTTTAAATAGAGAAAGAGAATTTGGACGTGATAGCAACCAACcctaaaaaaaatataaaatcGGTCCAAAAACTAAGTATTTTCTTAAGTTTGGAACTAAAATGAAATATTTGACCCTTCTTCACTTCGAATCAGCTTTTGATTTAAATATGAAACTTGTATCTTATCCTCTCATATTTCCAACACATATTAGAATGTGTCAATCTGATTTTcatagctcaagttatgatctaCACAGCGAGAAGGTGTAAATAATTATTTATTCAGAAAATAAGCACAACTTAACTTCAAAAACCTATTAAAAGCAATTAAAATAATGCGAGAAGTCATATAAAAGTCTTAGCATAAAGTAACAGATAGTGTTTAAAATACACTGATCACAGAGTTGCTGCAATGGCAGAATCACGCTTTCGGTTTCGCAGGTCAGGACGATTTCGCCCAGCGAGCTGTTGTGCTCGCTTGGTGAGGATGACAGTACATGGGTGATATTTCGTGTCAATTTGTTGGTCTGTTTTCTGATTCCAGCGATTGTTGGTTGTTGTTTGGTTATGTCCAATGATATAAACTAATATGTTTGAATGATGTGTGAATGTATGTTCGTTGTGTGAATATATGTATTGAAATGCAAGTTTAACTATGTGAACTATTGTACATGCTTGCTAATGAATTGATGAGATGAGTAGTTCAGAGTGAGAGTTACTGGTGATACATTGAATGCATGATTGTTTGCAGTCATTAGTTTGGTTGTATTCATTATTATGTCATTGTTGTTACATGATTATTTATAATCAGATGTGTGGTTGTATTCATTGTTGTGTTGTTGTCATTGCATTGTCATATTCCATGCATCATATGTTGTCGTTGTTGTGAAAGAGGCGGCTCACGGGTTCATATGTTGGGACCAATGACTTATCCCAAGTTTAGATGTTGGGGCTCAAGGTTCATATGTTGGAACTTGCTTCGTATGAAGAATCATTTGTTGAGTTGGTACCGGATGCATGGGTGAGTCGATGTTGCATTGCATTACATAATTGTTGTGCAGATAAGATGCTTAAGTGTTGTTGAATACTCTTGTATAGAGTTATGTGATTTTGAATGTGATGAATATTATTTTCTTTAATGATTGATTATGGTGTGGGTAAAATATGAATATGTGATATTGTGGTGCATGTTTAATATGTGTATAATTTGCGATGTGTGAATCTGTCCTGATTGTTTTTTACATCGATTATTATTTGAACATATTTTCACCCCTTTTTGTGTTGTTGCGCATGTGCTCCTCTGGAGTACAAACAATCAAATCAGGTACCTCAGTAGGAACTTGCTATTGAGGATGGCGTTGTGCCTCTTTAATTGGAGTCGCTCTAATATGTAACACGAGAGGAACCGATTGTTCTTTTATTCTGATTGTGTTGCATAtcttttcatttattttgatGTTGAATTATTTTTCAAACTAATAATGCCgttaattattttataatttacGTTGCTTATCAAATGATTTAATTTTCAATCATGTGGTTCATGTATATCTTTTTTTTATGTTTGAGTAACATCCTACTTGAAGGATTTATGTATTATACATGTTTTACGTAATTGTTTGTCGAGTCGGGAAGTAGGATGTTATATTAAGCCTCCATACCCATACCCAAAATGAGACAGCAATTCCTTCTGACGATTCGTTAATAAAATTGATATGTTTCATCATGGATATTAAAGAACTCGTTCCTCTTCAATTAGAGCATGATCTAAATTTAAAGGTTTTATTGATCCTAAAGATATAAAGGATTTTTTGTTTAGAAATGAGTGGTTTGACATAATGATACTACAGTTGTGGTGCACATAACTACAATTTCTATTTTAATTAATGTCAATTTTAAATTTGTGCACATAATTAATTTCAATATTAAGACTCACTTTATTTTTTGAGTTTTATTTAGCCATTTAAGTACATGCGTCATTTTtgtatataatcaaatcaatCATATATTTATGAATTCTTTGACCCATTTAGTATGCGACTTACATCAAATTCTCAAAAAGTGCGATGAGAATAAAATATGTTATTTAGCACGGTTTATCTTTTTGTGAGTAATTTAAAATTATGGTTTCTCTTATATTTACTTTCTATATTTTACCAATTACTAATTATCCTCGTGTTCATTCAGTGGAAATAAATTATTATATGTCTTAAGTAGAATATAGTAATTATGTTATATTTCTTAGTTAAACCACTTGAACTAAAGATGAAAATATATATTCTACATAAGTTTATATTTTATAAGACTTTTAATAATATTTTCTTTGACTTTATAATTAGCTTAGCCTGTAATGTTTAAATAGCTTTTAATATATAAAGTTCTGTAGAGAATCAATATATTGAACGGAGTTAGAAAAAAAACCCAAATTTTATATGCTCCAGGTTTGTTTAACATTTTGGTGGTACTAGATGGAAGCTATTTTGGTGGTTACATATTAATGTATTGTTTTGTTTAAAAAATGTGCATATGTTGGTTCATATCTTATTGTGGTAGAAAATATGGTATACAATACAAGAATTAAAAAAAAGTGGTACATATggaaaattaaaaaatattttaaaaaataataattgaATTCACCACGATTTTATCAGCCAATCTTAGTGAAatgtaacacacaaaatatttCATACTCATAATACAATTAAGAATCGAACCCGTGACCTAGTGACATTTCACCATGGTTGATTATGTCAACTATGATGAAATGTGACGTGGTATCTAGTTTCTCACCACAACCATTCACCCATAATATAAAGTAACACACTTACTATCTTATTTTTCATTAATCTAACTATGGTGAAATATACATTTTATAATAGTGATTATTCTTCCACCAGGTAAAAGAAATGAAGCAAAATCCATGAAATCAACAATCAAAATTATTTTTCACTTTAGAGAATAAGATTGATGCTAACATGTTATGCAAGAAGGCTTACTATGTACcacaaaataaaaacaaatttCTAATCCCTCGATAGTAGAATAGAATATTGAAGGTTGACATAGTTTTAAAATTTAAATACAATTTCAATATCTTTacttttaagaaaataaaattttgttccatACATTTTAAAACAGTTTTAgtcttttaatttaattttttaatgAATTGTGGTATCTCACCTTATTTTTAGGTCAATTTTATTACGTAACAATGTCTATTGATAAATTAAATATTCACACCATATTTAAGAGAAGTTTTGTTGATGTGTCATCTTAAATTTATCTATATAAATACTTCCATCAAAATTAACCTTAAAATGGAGGAAGAAACCTAGACACAAAAAGAATATTTAAGGACCACAAAATTAGATCTTAAaattgttgaattgtaattccttatgtcgaagcaggttgcttgATAGAAGCAAGAAAGTGTCGAATTACCTAGTATgtcgagttgtattagtgtgtcgaagtgttGAAGCATGTTTcttcacacatgatttcgacttaggcctatttttagtagtATTAACTATTTTGGCCTTTTATAGTTTTGGGGTTTGGCTTAGTGAGCAAGCTAAGataaatctataaatagagagaataaatcttattcttgtaatgttgtattcataatattgtattcataaaattttgcaattgcaaagtgaataaagaaattttccacaggttgtggacagagagaaactctgcagaaaatattattcttctccatcgttctttcttttctttctcaattgttCTTCTCTTTTAATTGTTATTGTGTAGGTGATAACAAtattgttcatcaagattgatagaaattctccataggttgtggtggatttccaacatctggtatcaagagctccgatTTAAACAATTCGTGGGATGAAAATCATGAtggcaatgaatcatccaaacagACATTTTTCAacaaatcttctgattctcaagaacaacaattatgagaattggtgaagccgataaaggttgtgttctattattaagatct from Lathyrus oleraceus cultivar Zhongwan6 chromosome 1, CAAS_Psat_ZW6_1.0, whole genome shotgun sequence includes:
- the LOC127080624 gene encoding uncharacterized protein LOC127080624; protein product: MHSESVKSSQSPPAEAEKHKNLDREIREMVSAITGRVTNFHKPGSTHHLDNEDENGTRIITLAGTNEGATLRSEMDEKSGKYFSHEEPELLSTYVNSNFQAINNSIMLGGSYHANDPGVHMDIEDFTENPQNHHKTEKHGKKEKREKEKKKGKESSKSEHSD
- the LOC127080610 gene encoding target of rapamycin complex subunit LST8-1 encodes the protein MSQPSVILATASYDHTIRFWEAKSGRCYRTIQYPDSQVNRLEITPDKRFLAAAGNPHIRLFDVNSNSPQPVMSYDSHTNNVMAVGFQCDGNWMYSGSEDGTVKIWDLRAPGCQREYESRAAVNSVVLHPNQTELISGDQNGNIRVWDLTANSCSCELVPEVDTAVRSLTVMWDGSLVVAANNNGTCYVWRLLRGTQTMTNFEPLHKLQAHNGYILKCLLSPEFCDPHRYLATASSDNTVKIWNVDGFTLEKTLIGHTRWVWDCVFSVDGAYLITASSDSTARLWSMSTGEDIKVYGGHHKATICCALHDGAEPATC